The following coding sequences lie in one Aspergillus luchuensis IFO 4308 DNA, chromosome 8, nearly complete sequence genomic window:
- a CDS encoding uncharacterized protein (antiSMASH:Cluster_8.4), giving the protein MGASLTNIAASSPMDGGTYPRNGSSSVGALVVALHQRRSSRKIDNTLPAAHTQKLYGSLPGGRAYWLSTYAKTLGFREDGDVDLKNIVDLYIDRSMICESFKVDKKSTYDSMSFNERLVAKLQILHIQPDFLVGPPTYLV; this is encoded by the coding sequence ATGGGAGCGTCCCTGACGAACATCGCCGCTTCGTCTCCAATGGATGGCGGGACATATCCGCGAAACGGTTCGAGCTCAGTGGGAGCACTGGTGGTAGCCCTGCACCAAAGGCGGTCATCAAGGAAGATCGACAACACGCTGCCGGCAGCGCACACTCAGAAGTTATATGGAAGTCTGCCTGGGGGCCGGGCATACTGGCTGTCTACCTACGCCAAGACTCTTGGGTTCCgcgaggatggtgatgtcgATTTAAAGAACATAGTGGACTTGTACATAGATCGAAGTATGATTTGTGAAAGCTTCAAGGTTGACAAGAAATCTACATATGATTCTATGAGTTTTAACGAGAGGCTGGTGGCCAAGTTGCAGATCCTCCATATACAGCCCGATTTCCTAGTTGGGCCTCCTACCTATTTGGTATAA
- the RGT1 gene encoding putative C6 finger domain protein (COG:K;~EggNog:ENOG410PNTX;~InterPro:IPR036864,IPR001138;~PFAM:PF00172;~antiSMASH:Cluster_8.4;~go_function: GO:0000981 - DNA-binding transcription factor activity, RNA polymerase II-specific [Evidence IEA];~go_function: GO:0008270 - zinc ion binding [Evidence IEA];~go_process: GO:0006355 - regulation of transcription, DNA-templated [Evidence IEA]) has product MNSRDHADMPPAPSYPSPNAAQMSQGAMQYYNRQLTADELLSAELSRETSGPGLADGSSNGVHHGQSMVLGSSNPGGADMGRPSSPDQHQQQHMLQFTPSQQVGVDPNHDLSYGDQSARRKRSKISRACDECRRKKVRCDASSESGVETCSNCRRLGVVCQFSRVPMKRGPSKGYIKELAERLHTLESQMQPTMVHPDMPYQTMNEVSSPRAYQDFSPPIDAGPIGRKRTYSVFEGLPSSSFAQAPFNPRSQNAFEAGESATDPCNPSVVNHTAPKSGNLFWSTGNETDLPAGLDIPEVPKQALDEDMTPLDVDEGALNAYYQKIHPVLPILPHSKERLLELLHQCSREVQEIFLYSLLTVTRTNMDRMTNAFERVTSFDNAQDLLLYYTRQPAMLRPAAINLVWLQTLLLMIVDCDSRGPDNFVMKDGVPKHTLIQSATKLGSDMAKAFGQLRTKRSSDPDVDSDANLVRRSWVSLALLSRWYAISVADYSVLGTFEIGGREDERVLGSATAGIASYSTILIDMVTLVAQEHNVCQTNTGLGRLVGANMVAGLERLAEVADFRKPHENPEDGTSYGFFESLQNQLYWTSRLLIKRHIFVHSPYEIIYAAEEVMNELHKASMQSRLATPFDLHSLALASITLLEATVLPEYSNQCWEALKKLEEILDYRSKRSAESGEYGDIFGTPGWDSKIRVFLEWRRTKAQETQLHDPSLGKSGSAAPPVMGPNEQRSLQHLADLAVGAEGQVAANASSPPPAISEHNLNATSPNMASAAQPHGHVVVDFTLLTKEGYLNVFSGLIYRRR; this is encoded by the exons ATGAACTCTCGAGACCACGCCGATATGCCTCCGGCTCCTTCCTACCCGTCCCCCAACGCGGCGCAGATGAGCCAAGGCGCCATGCAGTACTACAACCGCCAGTTGACCGCCGACGAACTTCTGTCAGCTGAGCTTTCGCGCGAGACCTCTGGACCTGGCCTCGCCGATGGCTCAAGCAATGGCGTCCACCATGGTCAGTCGATGGTTCTAGGATCCTCCAATCCTGGTGGCGCTGATATGGGCCGtccttcctcccccgaccagcaccaacaacagcatatGCTGCAATTCACCCCGAGCCAGCAAGTCGGAGTCGACCCCAACCACGACCTGAGCTATGGAGACCAGAGCGCGAGACGGAAGAGATCCAAGATTTCCCGGGCGTGCGATGAGTGCAGGCGCAAAAAG GTCCGTTGCGATGCAAGCTCGGAATCCGGTGTCGAAACTTGTTCAAATTGTCGCCGGCTTGGAGTGGTATGCCAGTTCAGTCGTGTTCCCATGAAACGTGGCCCTAGCAAAGG TTACATCAAAGAGCTTGCCGAACGATTGCATACCCTCGAAAGCCAGATGCAACCTACTATGGTTCATCCCGACATGCCATACCAGACTATGAACGAAGTGTCTTCTCCAAGGGCGTACCAAGACTTTTCGCCACCAATCGACGCTGGCCCTATTGGTCGCAAGAGAACATACTCCGTGTTTGAAGGGCTTCCAAGCTCATCTTTCGCGCAGGCGCCGTTCAATCCTCGCTCTCAGAATGCTTTTG AGGCTGGAGAAAGCGCAACGGATCCTTGCAATCCCTCGGTCGTGAATCACACCGCACCCAAATCCGGAAATCTATTCTGGTCAACTGGCAATGAGACCGACTTGCCGGCTGGGCTTGACATACCTGAAGTGCCTAAGCAAGCATTGGATGAGGATATGACACccttggatgtggatgaaggCGCTCTCAACGC GTACTACCAGAAGATTCACCCAGTCCTCCCCATTTTGCCACACTCAAAGGAGCGACTTCTTGAGCTTCTACACCAATGCAGCCGAGAGGTGCAGGAGATATTCCTGTACAGCTTGCTCACGGTGACACGTACCAACATGGATCGCATGACAAATGCGTTTGAGAGGGTAACATCGTTCGACAATGCACAGGATCTTCTCTTGTACTATACACGACAGCCTGCCATGCTCCGCCCAGCAGCTATCAACTTGGTCTGGCTCCAGACTTTACTCCTCATGATTGTTGACTGTGACTCGAGGGGCCCAGACAACTTCGTGATGAAGGATGGAGTGCCCAAGCACACTCTCATTCAATCTGCGACAAAGCTCGGCTCGGATATGGCGAAAGCCTTCGGACAGCTGAGAACCAAGCGATCGTCTGATCCAGACGTTGACTCTGACGCAAACCTTGTAAGGCGCAGCTGGGTCTCTCTGGCCCTTCTGTCTCGCTGGTATGCAATTAGCGTTGCTGATTATAGTGTTTTGGGAACGTTCGAAATCGGTGGCCGCGAGGATGAGAGAGTCCTCGGCTCAGCCACCGCAGGGATTGCATCGTACTCTACGATCCTTATCGACATGGTCACTCTCGTCGCTCAAGAGCACAACGTATGCCAGACCAACACAGGGCTGGGCCGTCTGGTTGGAGCGAACATGGTCGCAGGTCTCGAGCGTCTGGCCGAGGTAGCAGACTTCCGCAAACCGCACGAGAATCCCGAGGATGGCACATCTTATGGCTTTTTTGAAAGTCTACAAAACCAGCTGTACTGGACCAGTCGCCTCCTGATCAAGCGGCATATATTCGTTCACAGTCCATACGAAATTATTTACGCCGCAGAAGAGGTTATGAACGAGTTGCACAAGGCCAGTATGCAGTCCCGACTGGCGACACCATTCGACCTGCATAGTCTTGCGCTGGCATCCATTACTCTTCTCGAGGCTACTGTGCTTCCCGAATACTCGAACCAATGCTGGGAGGCGCTTAAAAAGCTCGAAGAAATTCTCGATTACCGCTCCAAACGCTCCGCCGAGTCAGGTGAATACGGCGACATCTTTGGCACCCCCGGTTGGGATTCGAAGATCCGCGTCTTCCTGGAATGGAGACGAACCAAAGCTCAGGAGACCCAGCTCCATGACCCCAGCCTCGGAAAAAGCGGCTCTGCAGCTCCGCCTGTGATGGGCCCGAACGAACAGCGctctctccaacacctcGCTGACCTGGCTGTCGGTGCGGAAGGCCAAGTAGCCGCCAAcgcctcctctccgcccCCCGCCATCTCTGAACACAACCTGAATGCCACATCACCAAACATGGCATCGGCCGCGCAACCGCATGGTCACGTGGTCGTGGATTTCACACTCCTCACCAAGGAAGGTTACCTTAACGTCTTCTCTGGGTTGATCTATCGTCGCCGGTAA
- a CDS encoding uncharacterized protein (antiSMASH:Cluster_8.4), translated as MTDHQNRCNCPEQEAVTPSRSPQQPVILTLGSESLSGQLIGDASCLIGEVMKERNVTISMVGNSTVIIWGSCQEFQHRYDTVRHQYTLVTAQNS; from the exons ATGACCGACCATCAAAACCGCTGCAATTGCCCCGAACAAGAAGCAGTGACGCCATCCCGCAGTCCCCAACAACCCGTGATTTTGACGCTGGGATCTGAGTCCCTAAGTGGACAACTGATCGGTGAT GCTTCTTGTTTGATAGGCGAAGTAATGAAGGAGCGCAATGTCACAATCTCAATGGTCGGCAATTCCACGGTGATCATATGGGGAAGTTGTCAGGAATTTCAACACCGATACGATACCGTACGTCACCAATACACCCTGGTTACAGCACAAAACAGTTGA
- a CDS encoding uncharacterized protein (COG:L;~EggNog:ENOG410PMII;~InterPro:IPR036395,IPR001083;~PFAM:PF00649;~antiSMASH:Cluster_8.4;~go_component: GO:0005634 - nucleus [Evidence IEA];~go_function: GO:0003677 - DNA binding [Evidence IEA];~go_function: GO:0003700 - DNA-binding transcription factor activity [Evidence IEA];~go_function: GO:0005507 - copper ion binding [Evidence IEA];~go_process: GO:0006355 - regulation of transcription, DNA-templated [Evidence IEA]) gives MLIDGEKWACEACVRGHRVSSCHHSDRPLTHINKKGRPVSQCAHCRGLRKSRTTHTKCECGDKKKNCHKNDSDPHVTDKRDHKQDSRPKCGCTHGQRCTCALKKEPHLDTVPETGLPPPPAAALLDQPKKPQLTSTKSESTLTIFRDGHHKPAHKHNDMAHKCGLPYTIPRSHTIHAGDVARRSVDHLPLVQPTMLNEGFANQQQPAEQSPARGQHRRVKSEHGSPESAPVVSPDNVPTTVPPLDISSFFPQVQTAENAGDVGVPEPVSMPMKTPLDPLVTSGLPFDMSSFSSFPTTATSPVNCVAFQDPYKEPFFTSPEGDVSLQSTAFSAPPVDWSSFPLYSSEVPAATSTQAPSYASFDYNSMAPGFPAPSSSGDISEADEFAPIPGLGRTGSDLHDLNSVSEGSDIDHFRISSASSFIGLPQAQLLASNNLESIDIDDFLKSANESTAALEHQLQATMGMEAKQLPTEDAFAMSNAETFKPVTTPTASMSMTTPPTEAAWNVGLFDPNTAPMSENSNGNFYVPPWVQ, from the exons ATGCTTATCGATGGCGAGAAGTGGGCTTGTGAAGCTTGCGTCCGGGGTCACCGTGTCAGCAGCTGTCACCACAGTG ACCGCCCCTTGACCCACATTAACAAAAAAGGCCGTCCTGTCTCTCAATGCGCTCACTGTCGCGGCCTACGCAAGTCACGGACAACCCACACTAAGTGCGAGTGTggtgacaagaaaaagaattgcCACAAGAATGACTCAGATCCCCATGTTACTGATAAGCGGGATCACAAGC AGGACTCCCGTCCAAAATGTGGCTGCACTCATGGTCAGCGCTGCACCTGTGCGCTGAAGAAGGAACCCCACCTGGATACCGTTCCGGAGACCggcctccctccacccccagctGCGGCGCTGTTGGATCAACCCAAGAAGCCGCAGCTGACATCGACCAAATCGGAGAGTACCTTGACTATTTTCCGCGATGGCCACCACAAGCCGGCTCATAAGCACAACGACATGGCTCACAAATGCGGTCTGCCCTACACGATACCTCGTTCTCATACCATCCACGCTGGCGATGTGGCCCGCCGCTCGGTCGACCACCTGCCTCTGGTCCAGCCCACGATGCTCAACGAGGGTTTCGCAAACCAACAACAGCCTGCAGAACAGTCACCCGCGCGCGGACAACATCGCCGTGTCAAGTCTGAACATGGTTCTCCTGAAAGTGCCCCCGTCGTCTCGCCGGACAACGTCCCGACAACCGTTCCCCCACTCGACATCTCGTCCTTTTTCCCTCAAGTTCAGACAGCGGAGAACGCTGGTGACGTTGGCGTTCCCGAGCCGGTCTCGATGCCTATGAAGACCCCTCTGGACCCACTGGTCACGTCGGGGTTACCCTTCGACATGtcatcattctcatccttcccaacAACAGCGACATCACCTGTCAATTGTGTCGCATTCCAGGACCCCTACAAGGAGCCCTTCTTCACGTCACCTGAGGGCGACGTGTCTCTTCAGTCGACCGCTTTCAGCGCCCCTCCAGTCGATTGGTCAAGCTTCCCTCTGTACTCCTCGGAAGTACCAGCCGCGACAAGCACTCAAGCACCCTCCTACGCAAGCTTCGATTACAACTCTATGGCTCCCGGATTCCCAGCCCCGTCATCATCCGGTGACATCTCTGAAGCGGATGAGTTCGCGCCGATCCCTGGCTTGGGACGTACGGGCAGCGATCTGCATGATCTCAACAGCGTCAGCGAGGGCTCCGATATCGACCATTTCCGCATTAGCTCGGCCTCGTCATTCATCGGTCTTCCTCAGGCACAGCTCTTGGCATCGAATAACCTTGAGTCGATTGACATTGACGACTTCCTCAAGTCGGCCAACGAATCCACCGCGGCGTTGGAGCATCAGCTTCAGGCCACGATGGGCATGGAAGCCAAGCAACTTCCGACCGAGGATGCCTTCGCCATGTCGAATGCTGAGACCTTCAAGCCGGTGACTACGCCAACTGCCAGCATGTCGATGACCACGCCCCCAACCGAGGCCGCTTGGAACGTGGGGCTCTTCGACCCCAATACTGCCCCCATGAGCGAAAACAGCAATGGCAATTTCTACGTGCCGCCATGGGTGCAGTAG
- a CDS encoding uncharacterized protein (SECRETED:SignalP(1-18)), giving the protein MKAQTAAIILSFCSSILAVPVHNPNAKRAAIPSGQPQWPNSPFGSGFPFTVGSHGAKEQAPGSSSIATPSGTPSSAPSGAFHGIPRPVATPFPDQQIHGPFSINAPPANEAASRPTATSVSAPAGPVAGAGRPQSQSSQGFPAYGQSEGAPPSGGLSGGPPSQGSVPSSQDPGSIDTSSAYEDGYYVGYTPTGHSSVPSNSEPTGVPGGQQSQGYPPSGQYPGGESTGSPFGSHSEGTSGEYPYGQSTGVPSKGGYAPSNSQTGGQYPSSGSGSVYPGEESTGPFGSSYPSEQSSGRPSTNGYPSTGHSTSSYPSTGYSEGPSSGASYPSSGHSAGTYPSSGQFEGPSQGTYPSTGKSTGSYPGSGLSGGTSGASYPSSEHSTGGYPVSSSSQGPSSGASFPSTGHSASTYPGSGFSEGPEAGSTYPSSGHSTGSFPSSGYSEGRPSTGAGYPATGSSQGGYPGASQGGHGF; this is encoded by the coding sequence ATGAAGGCCCAAACAGCGGCAATCATTTTGTCGTTCTGCAGCTCTATCCTCGCTGTTCCTGTCCACAACCCGAATGCTAAACGGGCTGCTATCCCGAGTGGCCAGCCCCAATGGCCCAACAGTCCTTTCGGGAGCGGATTCCCCTTCACTGTTGGTTCCCATGGAGCCAAGGAGCAAGCtcctggcagcagcagcatagcCACTCCTTCGGGCACCCCCTCTAGCGCCCCGTCGGGGGCTTTCCACGGAATCCCACGGCCTGTCGCAACTCCCTTCCCTGACCAACAAATCCATGGACCCTTTTCCATCAATGCTCCGCCAGCCAATGAGGCAGCTTCCAGGCCGACGGCAACCTCAGTGAGCGCTCCGGCCGGGCCAGTTGCTGGCGCTGGAAGGCCTCAAAGCCAATCCTCCCAGGGTTTCCCGGCATACGGACAAAGCGAAGGCGCGCCACCTAGTGGCGGTCTTTCTGGAGGCCCGCCCTCACAGGGGTCAGTCCCGAGCAGCCAAGACCCCGGTAGCATTGACACGTCCTCTGCTTACGAGGACGGATACTATGTGGGATACACCCCAACTGGCCACTCGTCTGTTCCTTCCAACAGCGAGCCTACTGGCGTTCCTGGAGGTCAGCAATCTCAGGGCTACCCTCCGAGCGGACAGTATCCTGGTGGTGAGTCCACCGGGTCGCCTTTCGGAAGTCATTCTGAGGGCACAAGTGGCGAGTACCCTTATGGCCAATCTACTGGAGTTCCTTCAAAAGGAGGATACGCTCCTAGTAACTCCCAGACTGGTGGCCAATACCCTAGTTCTGGCTCCGGATCTGTGTACCCGGGTGAAGAATCAACAGGACCATTTGGCAGCAGCTACCCCAGTGAACAGTCGAGCGGACGACCCTCAACCAACGGCTACCCTAGCACTGGGCACTCCACAAGCTCTTACCCCAGTACTGGATACTCCGAGGGCCCTTCATCTGGAGCTTCCTACCCTTCATCCGGACACTCCGCAGGAACTTATCCTAGCTCTGGTCAATTCGAGGGCCCCTCCCAAGGTACCTATCCTTCCACTGGAAAATCCACGGGCTCCTACCCTGGTTCGGGACTCTCTGGAGGTACTTCGGGCGCCAGCTATCCTTCGTCTGAGCATTCGACGGGCGGCTACCCTGTTTCGAGCTCTTCGCAGGGCCCTTCCAGCGGCGCTAGCTTCCCTTCCACTGGCCACTCCGCGAGCACCTACCCTGGATCTGGATTTTCGGAGGGCCCTGAAGCCGGGAGCACCTATCCTTCCTCCGGACACTCCACGGGCAGCTTCCCCAGCTCTGGATATTCCGAGGGACGTCCTTCCACTGGGGCTGGCTACCCTGCCACGGGTAGCTCCCAGGGCGGATACCCCGGGGCTTCTCAGGGCGGGCACGGGTTCTAA